A stretch of Sulfurimonas autotrophica DSM 16294 DNA encodes these proteins:
- a CDS encoding polysaccharide biosynthesis protein, which translates to MNIDKRILNFLVIIVLSFITFVWTFFIFHIPFDFTVVISVIFIRMLASAFILKDYSLSWSKASQKTFLIKSIVYVIAFVVYMPLYYGKISISFFVSELFLYIFAINFLMYFYYYIINRNDVKKTKSVVIYGAGKAGIKLESEFANTEYKVNYFVDDNKIIQGRSIDSVAVLSKQKLKKIIGNEKKFNLLVIAMPSAPKERIKEIYEDLSAYFQEIKILPSMDEILKDKDFSTQLKNISVENLLARNPKDLDKNKIEEFIKDKTVLVTGAGGSIGSEICRQCEKYGARKLILLDHSEYNLYAILEELKNVDVEPVMQSVINVEHLDETFAKYQPDLVIHAAAYKHVPLVESNIYEGILNNVVGTKNVIDTSIKYGVQKFVMISTDKAVRPTNVMGTTKRICELYAQNSNGQGTDIVAVRFGNVLGSSGSVIPKFKSQIQNGQNITVTHPDITRYFMLIPEACELVLQAGAIGTGGEIFILDMGEPIKIVDLAKKMIELSGREDIKIEFSGLRPGEKLYEELLIDDSDVQTEYESITVAQPTAYNLKKLNQDIEELLTCKDKLKKLKEIVPEFNHQTNK; encoded by the coding sequence ATGAATATAGATAAACGAATACTAAATTTTTTAGTCATAATTGTTTTAAGTTTTATAACGTTCGTGTGGACTTTTTTTATATTTCATATACCATTTGATTTTACGGTTGTTATTAGTGTTATATTTATACGTATGTTGGCATCTGCTTTTATACTTAAAGATTATTCACTTTCTTGGTCGAAGGCATCGCAAAAAACATTTTTAATTAAGAGTATTGTATATGTTATTGCATTTGTAGTGTATATGCCACTGTATTATGGAAAGATTTCTATTTCGTTTTTTGTTTCTGAACTTTTTTTATATATTTTTGCAATCAATTTTTTAATGTACTTTTACTACTATATTATAAACAGAAATGATGTGAAAAAGACGAAGTCTGTTGTGATTTACGGAGCAGGAAAGGCCGGTATAAAACTTGAGAGCGAGTTTGCAAATACGGAATATAAAGTGAACTATTTTGTGGATGACAATAAGATTATTCAGGGGCGCTCCATTGATTCTGTGGCTGTACTTTCTAAACAAAAACTCAAAAAAATCATAGGAAATGAAAAAAAGTTTAATTTGCTGGTAATTGCCATGCCTTCTGCTCCAAAAGAGAGAATAAAAGAGATATATGAAGACCTCTCGGCTTATTTTCAAGAGATAAAAATCCTTCCTTCTATGGATGAGATACTTAAAGATAAAGATTTTTCCACACAGCTTAAAAACATCTCTGTAGAAAATTTACTTGCGCGTAATCCCAAGGATTTGGACAAAAACAAGATTGAAGAGTTCATAAAAGATAAAACTGTTTTAGTAACTGGTGCAGGTGGAAGCATCGGGAGTGAGATATGCAGACAGTGTGAAAAGTATGGAGCAAGAAAACTGATACTTTTGGATCACAGCGAATATAATCTTTACGCTATTTTGGAAGAATTGAAAAATGTGGATGTTGAGCCTGTTATGCAGAGTGTTATAAATGTAGAGCATTTGGATGAGACTTTTGCAAAGTATCAGCCGGATCTTGTCATTCATGCTGCTGCGTACAAGCATGTACCTTTGGTTGAATCGAACATTTATGAAGGTATATTGAACAATGTAGTGGGTACGAAAAATGTCATAGATACATCCATAAAGTATGGTGTGCAAAAATTTGTAATGATTTCAACAGACAAAGCAGTACGCCCTACAAATGTTATGGGAACAACAAAGCGTATTTGTGAGTTGTATGCACAAAATTCTAACGGGCAGGGCACGGACATCGTGGCTGTTCGATTTGGAAATGTGCTAGGAAGTAGTGGAAGTGTAATACCGAAGTTTAAATCTCAAATTCAAAACGGGCAAAATATTACTGTGACACATCCCGACATTACCCGCTACTTTATGCTGATTCCTGAAGCGTGTGAACTGGTGCTTCAAGCCGGAGCTATAGGAACGGGCGGCGAGATATTTATACTTGATATGGGAGAGCCTATCAAAATAGTTGATTTGGCAAAAAAGATGATAGAACTAAGTGGGAGAGAAGACATCAAAATAGAGTTTAGCGGCTTACGTCCCGGTGAAAAACTCTATGAGGAACTGCTAATAGATGACAGCGACGTACAAACGGAATATGAATCTATAACAGTGGCACAACCGACAGCATATAACTTGAAAAAATTAAACCAAGATATAGAAGAACTACTTACATGTAAAGACAAGCTGAAAAAACTTAAAGAGATTGTGCCTGAGTTTAATCACCAGACAAACAAGTAG
- a CDS encoding NAD-dependent epimerase/dehydratase family protein has translation MNLLVTGSSGFVGKYFIEKYADKYNIETFSFLHDDFENLDLNGIDTIVHLSALVHQMGGAESTEYERINVTQSVELANKAKASGVKQFVFMSSVKVYGEETNSAYREKTTCKPEDEYGKSKLKAELELQKLEDESFKVSIIRTPIVYGYGVKANIKNLIGLVQKVSVLPFGDIQNKRSMVYVGNLCFFMDTIIEKQLSGVFLTADERAFSTTELVALIANALGKKVYLIRVPFFESFLKVVKPSFHKRLFGSLEVDNHDTLTRLFGEAKASLPYSIEDGVGFMISGEDR, from the coding sequence GTGAATTTATTAGTTACGGGTTCAAGTGGATTTGTGGGGAAATATTTTATAGAGAAATATGCTGACAAGTATAACATTGAAACATTTTCATTTTTACATGATGATTTTGAAAATTTAGATCTGAATGGCATAGATACTATTGTGCATTTATCCGCCCTTGTGCATCAGATGGGTGGAGCCGAATCCACTGAGTATGAACGTATAAATGTGACTCAAAGTGTGGAACTTGCTAATAAAGCTAAAGCTTCTGGTGTAAAGCAGTTTGTGTTTATGAGCAGTGTAAAAGTGTATGGAGAAGAAACTAATAGTGCTTACCGTGAGAAGACTACATGTAAACCAGAAGATGAATACGGAAAAAGTAAATTAAAAGCAGAACTTGAATTACAAAAGCTTGAAGATGAGAGTTTTAAAGTAAGCATTATAAGAACACCGATAGTATATGGATATGGGGTAAAAGCTAATATTAAAAACTTGATTGGTTTAGTTCAAAAAGTTTCTGTTTTACCTTTTGGAGATATTCAAAACAAAAGAAGTATGGTTTATGTGGGGAATCTTTGTTTTTTTATGGATACTATCATTGAAAAGCAGTTAAGTGGTGTTTTTCTTACGGCTGATGAGAGGGCTTTTTCTACTACGGAGTTGGTAGCGCTTATTGCTAATGCGTTGGGTAAGAAAGTTTATTTGATTCGGGTGCCGTTTTTTGAGAGTTTTTTGAAGGTTGTTAAACCTTCTTTTCATAAAAGATTGTTTGGGAGTTTAGAAGTTGATAATCATGACACTTTGACAAGACTTTTTGGCGAAGCTAAAGCATCGCTTCCTTATAGTATTGAGGATGGAGTTGGGTTTATGATAAGTGGAGAAGATAGATGA
- a CDS encoding dTDP-4-dehydrorhamnose reductase family protein produces MKKKVLVLGSTGLIGHQIYNYLKLNSDYELFNMSYRKKLQDDTILVDVRDENNFLNIIKSLKPDYIVNCIGILINGANENPENAIFINAYMPHRLARLAGELDAKLIHISTDCVFSGNKKEPYVESDEKDGKDTYAKTKGLGEIIDDKHLTLRTSVVGPELKEDGEELFHWFMNQKGTINGFTKAIWSGVTTLELAKAVKWAVENDITGLYHITNNDSINKYELLNLFKKYTQKNIEIVAVDGKQVDKNFVDTRKEINYKIPSYEMMIRDMVDLIRENKNYYKQYDIGLKD; encoded by the coding sequence TTGAAAAAAAAAGTTTTAGTTTTAGGTTCTACAGGTTTAATAGGCCATCAAATATATAATTATTTAAAGTTAAATAGTGATTATGAATTATTTAATATGTCATATAGAAAAAAATTGCAAGACGATACGATATTAGTAGATGTGAGAGATGAAAATAACTTTCTAAACATTATTAAAAGTTTAAAACCAGACTATATTGTTAACTGTATTGGCATACTTATTAATGGAGCAAATGAAAATCCTGAAAATGCAATTTTTATAAATGCGTATATGCCTCATAGATTAGCTCGATTGGCAGGTGAACTAGACGCAAAACTGATACATATCTCGACTGATTGTGTTTTTTCAGGAAATAAAAAAGAGCCTTATGTTGAGAGTGATGAAAAAGATGGTAAAGATACTTATGCAAAAACAAAAGGTTTAGGTGAAATAATAGATGATAAACATCTTACTCTTCGTACTTCAGTAGTAGGTCCAGAGTTAAAAGAAGATGGAGAAGAACTGTTTCATTGGTTTATGAACCAAAAAGGAACAATAAATGGATTTACAAAAGCTATCTGGTCGGGTGTCACTACACTTGAGCTTGCCAAAGCTGTTAAATGGGCTGTGGAGAATGATATAACAGGCTTATATCACATTACAAATAATGATTCTATCAATAAATATGAGTTACTTAATCTATTTAAAAAGTATACACAAAAAAATATTGAGATTGTAGCTGTTGATGGAAAGCAGGTAGATAAAAATTTTGTTGATACAAGAAAAGAAATCAATTATAAAATTCCTAGTTATGAAATGATGATTAGAGATATGGTTGATTTGATAAGAGAAAATAAAAATTATTATAAACAATATGATATTGGATTGAAAGATTGA
- a CDS encoding glycosyltransferase family 4 protein: MKNKKILIVTEYFHPEEFKINEIVLAWKEKGYDVDVLTQNPTYPVGKIFDGYENRWFSHAEYHGVNVYRVKAVTGYRESLFKKLLKYFTFMVLGSFVSLKIGKKYDYVFGFDVGALTGMVPAVVLKRFYGKKVTLWVQDVWPDSVYAYGFKKRKFLKTILDAFVRSVYKNSSSLAVSGKGFIKKVQPYVEDSKIIEYLPNWADEFNKDLEKFEFSEDEKVHFTFAGNIGKVQNLDNVIKAFGSLDAPLLDKSQLNIIGDGSHLEELKKLVEKNNFKNIVFWGRKPRNEMYRYFSASDFLIVSLIDKPIFSLTVPAKVQTYIAANKPILAIINGDAADIIKENNLGFCAKPNDFSEIKNIFTKAIESDKKSIEAFTKNCELLTQTTFNKAKIIDSLFDLLTKESV; encoded by the coding sequence TTGAAAAATAAAAAAATTCTGATAGTTACCGAGTATTTTCACCCTGAAGAGTTTAAAATCAATGAAATAGTACTAGCTTGGAAAGAAAAAGGTTATGATGTTGATGTATTAACTCAAAATCCTACATATCCTGTTGGAAAAATATTTGATGGCTATGAAAATAGATGGTTTTCTCATGCAGAGTATCATGGTGTGAATGTATACAGGGTGAAGGCAGTTACCGGGTACAGAGAGAGTTTATTTAAAAAGCTTTTGAAGTATTTTACTTTTATGGTTTTGGGCAGTTTTGTAAGTTTGAAAATCGGTAAAAAGTATGATTATGTCTTTGGGTTTGATGTTGGGGCTTTAACGGGAATGGTACCGGCTGTGGTACTTAAAAGGTTTTACGGTAAAAAAGTTACTTTATGGGTACAAGATGTATGGCCGGACAGTGTTTATGCTTATGGATTTAAAAAGAGAAAATTTTTAAAGACTATTTTAGATGCTTTTGTGAGATCTGTTTACAAAAATAGCTCCAGTCTCGCAGTTTCAGGAAAAGGTTTTATTAAAAAAGTCCAGCCTTATGTAGAAGATAGTAAAATCATCGAGTATCTGCCAAACTGGGCAGATGAATTTAATAAAGATTTAGAAAAGTTTGAATTTAGTGAAGATGAAAAGGTGCATTTTACATTTGCTGGAAATATAGGAAAAGTTCAGAACCTAGATAATGTTATAAAGGCTTTTGGAAGTTTAGATGCTCCTTTGTTGGATAAATCTCAACTGAATATAATAGGGGATGGGTCTCATTTAGAAGAGTTAAAAAAGTTAGTTGAGAAAAATAACTTTAAAAATATAGTTTTTTGGGGAAGAAAACCGAGAAATGAAATGTACAGATATTTTTCTGCAAGTGATTTTTTGATTGTCTCTTTAATTGACAAGCCAATATTTTCGTTAACCGTACCTGCAAAAGTACAAACCTACATCGCAGCTAATAAGCCTATATTGGCAATTATAAATGGCGATGCTGCTGACATCATTAAAGAGAATAATTTGGGATTTTGTGCAAAGCCGAATGATTTCAGTGAAATAAAAAATATTTTTACTAAAGCGATTGAGAGTGATAAAAAAAGCATAGAGGCATTTACAAAGAACTGTGAATTGCTCACACAAACAACTTTTAATAAAGCAAAAATCATTGATTCTTTATTTGATTTACTGACTAAGGAGTCTGTGTGA
- a CDS encoding MraY family glycosyltransferase → MIYVALFLLSFVLTYFIKNYAIKKSLVAEVNERSSHSAPTPHGGGIAVAVTWFIGISYLFFAHSIDSSFYYALMAGALLAVVSYIDDLYELSAKVRLLTQALVATFGLYFLGGFERLDLFFFTIESPIITNVFAFFMIIWFINLYNFLDGIDGYAGSEAVFLGLAGFILFGGAHFLVLVFAVLGFLVWNWHRAKIFMGDVGSTLLGYTVAIFTIYYANQDAANLWIWLILFGLFWFDATLTLFRRYRNDEKLSQAHRKHAYQRLNQSGWAHDKVVISAMGVNAVLFGLVYFISNVFVAFVLSVVLLYGVVRYVDGKKGF, encoded by the coding sequence ATGATATATGTTGCTTTATTTTTGCTCTCTTTTGTTTTAACATACTTTATAAAAAACTATGCTATTAAAAAGTCATTGGTTGCAGAGGTAAATGAGAGAAGTTCTCACTCCGCACCTACGCCTCATGGTGGAGGAATTGCTGTAGCTGTTACTTGGTTTATCGGAATTTCTTATTTGTTTTTTGCCCATTCCATAGATAGCTCTTTTTACTATGCTTTGATGGCTGGTGCACTACTTGCAGTTGTGAGTTATATAGATGACCTGTATGAACTGAGTGCTAAAGTTCGTTTGCTTACGCAGGCTTTGGTCGCAACTTTTGGGCTTTACTTTTTAGGTGGTTTTGAGCGTTTGGATCTTTTTTTCTTTACTATAGAGAGTCCAATAATTACAAATGTTTTTGCTTTTTTTATGATTATTTGGTTTATAAATCTTTATAACTTCCTTGATGGCATTGATGGGTATGCCGGAAGTGAGGCTGTATTTCTAGGGCTTGCCGGGTTTATACTTTTCGGTGGGGCACATTTTCTGGTTTTAGTTTTTGCGGTACTTGGTTTTTTAGTTTGGAACTGGCACAGGGCGAAGATATTTATGGGGGATGTCGGCAGTACTTTACTTGGTTATACTGTTGCAATTTTTACAATATATTATGCAAATCAAGATGCTGCAAATCTATGGATATGGTTAATACTTTTTGGGCTGTTTTGGTTTGATGCGACTTTGACACTTTTTAGGCGTTATAGAAATGATGAAAAATTATCACAGGCTCATAGAAAGCATGCGTATCAACGATTGAATCAAAGTGGATGGGCGCATGATAAGGTTGTCATATCTGCAATGGGTGTGAATGCTGTGTTGTTTGGGTTGGTTTATTTTATTTCGAATGTGTTTGTTGCGTTTGTTTTGTCAGTTGTGCTGCTTTATGGTGTTGTAAGGTATGTTGATGGGAAAAAGGGCTTTTAG